The Helianthus annuus cultivar XRQ/B chromosome 16, HanXRQr2.0-SUNRISE, whole genome shotgun sequence genome includes a window with the following:
- the LOC110916942 gene encoding bidirectional sugar transporter SWEET9: MIRNLANLTLAFGLLGNFVSFMVLISPLPTFYKVYKKKSTEGFQSVSYVVALFNAMLWIYYALLKTNAMLIIIINSVGCVVQTCYICFFLFYAQKKARMEIMKLIVSLNVVGFGLIVVLTKFLVSDVNRGIIVGWLCLVFSVCVFLAPLGVLRQVIKTKSVEFMPLLLSVALTISAIIWFFYGLLLHDVNIAIPNILGFTFGIVQLILYFIYKNKKPVIAKKMVDFEEKICEIEKEKIPEPEEHNTINVVQLSALICSDILPVVAALNKIGHEEDCATVGTLPAGRFEPNHYIEVSA; the protein is encoded by the exons ATGATTAGGAACTTGGCTAATCTCACTCTTGCATTTGGCCTCCTTG GCAACTTTGTTTCATTTATGGTCTTGATTTCTCCACT ACCAACATTCTACAAGGTGTACAAGAAGAAATCAACCGAAGGGTTTCAGTCAGTGTCATACGTGGTTGCCTTGTTCAATGCGATGCTATGGATATATTATGCATTGCTCAAGACCAATGCCATGCTTATCATCATCATTAACTCTGTTGGATGCGTTGTTCAAACTTGCTACATTTGCTTCTTTCTCTTTTACGCCCAAAAGAAGGCTAGA ATGGAGATCATGAAGTTAATTGTGTCGTTGAATGTAGTTGGGTTCGGATTAATAGTTGTCCTCACTAAGTTTCTTGTTAGTGATGTTAATCGCGGCATTATAGTTGGATGGCTTTGCCTTGTGTTTTCTGTATGTGTTTTTCTAGCACCTTTGGGAGTTCTG AGGCAAGTGATTAAAACAAAGAGTGTCGAGTTCATGCCGTTGCTATTATCCGTTGCGCTTACTATTAGTGCTATTATCTGGTTCTTTTATGGTCTTCTCCTCCATGATGTCAATATTGCG ATTCCAAATATACTTGGATTCACATTTGGTATTGTTCAACTGATCCTATACTTCATATACAAGAACAAAAAGCCAGTTATTGCTAAAAAGATGGTTGATTTTGAAGAGAAAATCTGCGAAATAGAAAAGGAAAAGATCCCAGAGCCAGAAGAGCATAACACAATCAACGTTGTGCAACTGAGTGCTTTAATCTGTTCCGATATTCTTCCAGTCGTTGCAGCATTAAACAAAATAGGACACGAAGAGGATTGTGCGACAGTTGGAACTCTACCAGCTGGACGATTTGAACCAAATCACTACATTGAAGTTTCAGCATGA